One window from the genome of Candidatus Neomarinimicrobiota bacterium encodes:
- a CDS encoding BBP7 family outer membrane beta-barrel protein codes for MQEVEMEWVGGFEARIGHFFNLGQNAWEIVYWGIFPFQQESVLIDVNVNGALNAILNFDQLSINVGGVPTVVGDWVDNADAHRLRRDFDIHNVEFNVWNYTGCSAVGCRSRITYNWGFGGRYFRVDEKLQFSAKENGTGIVFDDSTNQINYDVDVDNNLIGAQIIGNGQYFLNNCLSFSVGTKVGVYANVINHRSRIYNIDGTAFVNNGPNNGAEFDVTSNKTDVALMAELNVGFNYQFNQRWNAYSGYRALGITSLATATGQIPRDLRGVQDVQIIDSNDGVLLH; via the coding sequence GTGCAAGAAGTGGAAATGGAATGGGTGGGTGGCTTCGAAGCCCGCATTGGTCACTTTTTCAATCTTGGTCAAAATGCTTGGGAAATCGTCTATTGGGGAATTTTTCCATTCCAACAGGAATCCGTCCTGATCGACGTGAACGTCAACGGTGCGCTGAATGCGATCCTGAACTTCGACCAACTGTCGATCAACGTTGGTGGAGTTCCAACGGTCGTCGGTGACTGGGTCGACAATGCCGACGCCCATCGTCTTCGCCGCGACTTTGATATTCATAATGTTGAATTCAACGTCTGGAACTACACGGGGTGCAGTGCTGTCGGTTGCCGCTCGCGGATCACCTACAACTGGGGCTTCGGTGGGCGGTATTTCCGTGTGGACGAGAAGTTGCAATTCTCGGCCAAGGAAAACGGCACTGGAATCGTCTTCGACGACAGCACCAACCAGATTAACTACGATGTGGATGTCGACAACAACTTGATCGGTGCACAAATAATCGGTAACGGCCAGTACTTCCTCAACAATTGCTTGAGCTTCTCGGTGGGAACCAAGGTTGGCGTGTATGCCAACGTGATCAACCACCGCTCGCGCATCTACAACATCGACGGCACCGCGTTTGTCAATAACGGTCCAAACAACGGCGCGGAATTCGACGTGACTTCCAACAAAACCGATGTTGCGCTGATGGCCGAACTCAACGTTGGATTCAATTATCAGTTCAACCAGCGCTGGAACGCCTACAGCGGTTACCGCGCCTTGGGAATTACCAGTCTTGCTACCGCCACTGGCCAGATTCCGCGCGACCTGCGAGGAGTCCAAGATGTGCAGATCATCGATTCCAACGATGGTGTGCTCCTGCAC